Within Dysgonomonas sp. HDW5A, the genomic segment ATATTATTTACTTTGATGTCTATTAACAACAATTATCAATAGACAAAACTTAAGATAGTAGATTTATAATAGATGATTCTATTTACGATGTTCTACCCAAACCAGTTGAGAAATATCATACCCTAAACTTTCAGCCTTCTTGAGATAGGCTTGTTTTACTTTTTCGGGCATGGTTGGTTTTCGGGAAAGTATCCATAAATATTTAAGGCTTTTGCCTGCTACCAAAGCATATTTATAATCGGAATCAATAGCAATTACATTATAGCCTGCATAGAATGGACCGAAAAACGAAACTTTAAGTTTTGCTTCATCCGACGAACCTACAAATTTAGCTTTACCAATTGCTTCTTGTTCTTTATTTTTTACGTAATTGTATCCTCTGTTGACGACTTTAATACTTCCGTCTTCATTTACAGAATATTCAGCGGTTGTATTATTCATATTCTTCTCATAGCGAAAATCCAAACGTGCTATTTCATACCATTTACCCAGGTATTTTTCTTTATCGAATGGTTTTACAGCCACAACACCTTTGGGGATTGTTTTGCACGAACTGAGTGCAAAAGCCAACGTTGCCCCCACAGCTAATACCGAACAGCCAATTAATAAATCTCTATTTTTCATAATCCGAACTATTTTAAGTAAACGAAAATATTTAATGATATATTTTAAAAATACAACTATTTATCGCTGCTTTAATAACCAAAGTAATAAATAGTTCTAAAAACTTAATTTCTCTATTGATAAATAATCTATTTTATATAGAAGAAGGCAGATATCTCTGCCTTCCGTATTACTAATTATATTTGCCGAGATTATATTTTAGAACTCGCTTTTTATATTGAATTTATCAGACGTTCTTCTTTCGGAACAGCGATATAATCCAAAGTAGAACAACGGCTCCTACTACCGACATGATTAGTGTTCCGATGATGCCGCCCGTGGTAATACCCAATAAGCCGTAAAGCCATCCACCCAAAACACTACCGATCAAACCGATTATTAAATTAATAAAGAAGCCGAAACCATTGCCTTTCATTAACCAACCGGCAATAGCTCCTGCCGAAACTCCTATAATTATTGACCAAATAATTCCATAACCTTCCATAATATACTTGTTTTAATTAATATTGATTTAGACATTAATCTTTGTGATAAATAAATCAACTACAATTAAAACAATATAAAACAAAGTTTTGTTCGATATCATCTATTGAACCCAATTGCCAAAACATGACACATATCGTTTCTTGGAAAGCCCATCAGCAAATAATTCCTTTAATTTTCCGACAAAAAAACAGGCTTGTATGGAGATACAAGCCTGTTCTATATATACTATTCTTAATACTGTTACTTATTCCATACTCTTGGAGCAGGAACAGGTTTAAGAGGCTCTCTGTTTTTAAGCTCTTTTGTCACCTCCTCAATTGCTCTATCAAGTTGTTGATCTTCGCCCGCCCACTCTTTAACAGGATCGTTGTCTATCAAAATATCTGGATCGACACCATGATTTTCGATAATCCATTGCCCTGTTTTGGCATCGTAACTTGTAAAGAATGGTACTCGTATATCCGTTCCATCAATAAATGGTAAAGAACCCGATATACCAACTATACCGCCCCAAGTACGTGTACCGATAAGTTTACCTAAGCCCAGGGCACGGAATCCCCAAGGAAAAAGGTCTCCATCGGAAGCCGAATATTTATTGATCAAACATACCTTAGGTCCTACCTGAACTGCATCGGGCACAGTACCTACACGAGTCGAGCCACGACGCATAGTCAAACGGTAAGGCTCACGAGCCAAACGTTCCAAAATCATGGGCGATACATTACCTCCTCCGTTTGCTCTATCATCAATAATCAAACCTTCTTTATCTAATTGAGGATAAAAATAACGTGCAAACTCATTTAATCCCTCCACTCCCATATCGGGAATATAGATATAACCTATCTTACCGTTAGAAGCTTTTTCTACTTTCTTAAGGTTGTTTTGAACCCATTCGTAATGATATAGCGAATATTCCTCTGCTAATGGACTGATAACTATTTTACGTGCACCAGCCAACTGAGCTTTACTATTCAATGAAATCTCGGTAGGTACACCCGCTTTTCCGACTAGTAGCGAATACATATCGTTCACGCTGTTAGTAGGAATACCATCAATGGCAACTATAAAGTCTCCTGTTTTGGCATCTATACCTGCATCTGTTAGTGGTGACCGCAGATTTTTGCTCCATGATGCTCCTTGCAGAATCTTTTCGATACGGAAAAAACCACTGTTATCTCTCGATATTTCAGCACCTAACAGGCCTGTATTGATACGTTCGGGACGGTCTACCTCTCCGGGGTTAACATACGCATGTCCGCAGTTCAACTCCCCAATCATTTCACCTATTACATAGTTCAGATCGAGACGGTTCTTTACATAAGGTAAAAGAACGGCATACTTTTCTTTGATTGCTTTCCAATCTACACCATGCATATTTTCTACATAAAATCCGTCACGATACACACGCCAAGCTTCATTAAATATCTGATTCCATTCTTGTGGATAATCTGTCGTAATTTTCATATTCGAAAGATTAACAGGGTCTTTCAAATCGGTTTTCCCTGTTGGAATAGCAGTTATAAATACCTGTTTGTTCTTTAAGAATAATGCTTTCTTATCGTGATTTTCGATATATATAGAAGCACCCTCGGCAATAGTTTCTTCTTTTTGGGTCTTCAGGTCAAATACGGATGCCGATCCGCCTTTGTTATAGTATACTTTAGCACCATCCGAATAAAATCCCCAATAATTAGAAGGCTCGAGAGGTAGTTTGATAATGCGGTCTGTTATTCCGTCAAAGTCTATTTTTACAAAATTTGTAGAATCTTTCTTTTCGGCTCCTGCTTTTTTAGAACCTGTAGTATTATCTGATTTTGGTGCGTTGTTATCTACTTTAACTTCCGCATCTTTCTCTAAGAAAGGCGAAGGGGTTGTTTTCGATAGAAGAGCCATATAAACACCATTTGTATTTGGATATACATGATTCCATTCTTTAGATCCATAGATTGGATTAAAGCCACGTGCGGAAGCAAATATCAGATATTTACCGTCTTTACTGAAAACAGGACTGTATGATTCATACCATTTATCGGTAACAGCAGTTTCTTTCTTCTCTGCAATATTGAATACATATATTACATTGAATTCATTCGATTCGCTACGAGTATAAGTCAGCCATTTATTATCAGGAGAGAAAGACACTCCACGAGGCTCACTTACTGGATCAGTTAATAGTACCGTTTTTTGTTTTGTCGCAACATTCAACAAATTAATCCTGTTCTTTCGATCCGTATATACTATTGATTTTGAATCGGGGCTCCAACTGAAATCACGTATATAAGTATCATTATTAGAGGTCAGTTGTACAGGTTCCGAGCCTGTTGCATCCTGTATGTACAATTCGGTTTCGCCTGTTTTATCCGAAATATAAGCAATGGATTTTCCGTCGGGCGACCATTGTGCATTTCTATCATGTGCGCCGGGAGATCGTGTCATATTTTTAGTTACACCTTTATCGGCAGGAAGGTTAAATACTTCTCCACGAGCTGTCACAACAAGACGCTCTCCATCGGGCGACAGGCTTACAGCACTGATATATTTCTCTCCATTCTTGATTTCGCTACGTGCATAAATATTATCCGAAGACAGTGTGATATCAACCTTCACCGGCTGTTTGTTTCCGGCATCCAGCTTATAGATATATCCGCCGTTTTCGAATACAATTGTATTACCATGATATGTGGGAAATTTCACATCATACTCCGTGAAGTTGGTTACTTTAGAGGTTTGTTTAGTCTTCGTATTATAAACGAAAATATTCATGGTACGGTCTCTATCCGATATAAAATAAATTTCATCACCAATCCACATAGGCATAATATCCTGTGCGTCGTTATTCGTTATATTTTCAACTGATTTGGTAGCAGGATCATACACCCAGATATCATCTGCCATACCACCTTTATAATATTTCCATGTACGGAATTCACGCATCACACGATTATAAGCTAGCTTTTTACCATCAGGCGAATAGCTGCAAAAGCCACCTTCGGGTAATGGAATAGTTTCCGACAGTCCACCTTGGTTGCTTACCTGCTTCAGTTTTCCTGTAAATCCATCGCTTATGCGATTGCGATACACAATGTTTTTGCCGTCGGGAGTCCATGCCATAACAATATTATTAGGTCCCATGCGGTCGCCAATATCATCGCGGCTATTGGTTGCAGTATACGTAAGGCGAAGGGGTTCTCCTCCCGATGAGGGTATTGTAAATACCTCGGTATTACCATCGTATTGTCCTGTAAAGGCAATGGTTTTGCCATCGGGCGAAAATTTAGGAAACATCTCATATCCGACATGAGAAGTCAAACGTTGAGCTTCACCTCCATTGATGGATGTTTTATACAAATCGCCGGCATACGAAAATACAATCTCCTGACCATTTGTGGCAGGAAAACGCAGTAAACGTGCTTCTTGAGCCAATATCTGCGGCAAGAAACAGATCGCAAATACCAAAAATAACATTATCTTTTTTCTTGTAATCATAATATAATAATGTAGGAGTTAATTTTTCATATAAAAACAAAGGTAAAGGTTTGTAGCGAAAGAAAAACAGTTTATTCTATTTTTCACCGTAGATCAAACCAAATCTATCTATAAAAATATATTACTTCGCTTTTTGATATTGTGTAAATAAGGGTTACCCATCCGGATAACCCTTACTCCCAAAAACATAAACCTGAAATTAACAATTAAAATTCCACTATATTCCAAAAACTCTGCTTCGTATTTAATTCATTGTCAAAAACAAGGGGATAATCATACCTATTCGGCACAGGAAAGTTGTGCAACCATGTATAATTATCTGCCAATCCCCAGAAAGTAACACTACTGATTTTTCCTTTATTGGCACGGAACACTTCGAATATCATTTTATAAACATCAGCTTGTTGTTTCGCCAACTCGGGAGTCCATGCACGGGTTTCTTTTACCTGATTTTTGACTCCTTCGCCGTGATATGTCGTATAAACCGTAAGGTCTAGCTCTGTTATATGAATCTCAAGTCCTAAGGATGAAAACATATCTATCGATTTTTGAATATCTTCACGTGTAATGTCCTGCATACTCCAATGTCCCTGCATACCCACTCCATGAATGGGGACTCCCGCTTCTTTCAATCGTTTAAGCAATTGATATGCTTTCTCTCGTTTTTGAGGCTGAACAAGGTTGTAGTCATTATAAAATAACTTTACATTGGGGTTTATACGATGAGCAGTTCTAAAAGCACGCTCTATAAATGCTTCTTTGCATGCCTTATACCAAGGGCTGTCTGTTCGGTAAAACTCATCAGGCTTGTCAGATAATGCTTCGTTTACTACATCCCAGCAATACACATCGTCTTTGAAATGAGTCATCACATCGGTCATGTACTTCTCCATACGATTGTAGAGTGCTGTTGAATCAAGTGGATTGCCATTATCGTCTAAGAAAAACCATTCGGGCGTCTGATTGTGCCAAACAAGAGTATGTCCACGCAGCTTCATATTATTCTCACGAGCGAAACCGACAATGCGATTGGCATTCTTATAATTGTATCCTCCACTCTTTACCAGTAAATTGGCAGGTTTCATATCATTCTCTGCCGTCAGACTATTAAACTGCTTCTTTACCATGGCAGCTTCCTGACCGGCAAGGTGATTCATCGATACAGCAACACCCATTTGAAAATCATCTTTATACACTTCTTTCAAGGCAGGAATTACATTTGCCGAAGAAGCATACATGCCTATCATTACTCCTGTGAAGCCTCCCGCCGATTGTGTACTCAGATTTTTGGAATCTACATCTTCAGCAACTGCTTGCCATGTCTTTCCTGAATCGAAAGAGGCGAAAAAGCTGTATTTATCATTGTCTCCTGTAATCCTTAATTTTAGAGGGGTTTGTAAATATTTGTCAGGTATCGGAATTTGAGCTATGCGTTTTCTTTCTTTTTCCGAACGATCCAATACAAGTACCGCTTTGCTATTATCTATTGTTTTCCCGAAAACAAAATTAAATGTTTCGTTTTGATAACACACCAGTCCTGCTAGATCATGAGAGTTTTCAGGTATAAACAGTACTTCTGTTTCAGCCTCAAAAACAAGGTGTTGCTGACGGCGACCAATAAAAGCCGGATTATCCACATCGTAAATACTTCGGGGTATAGCGTCCAGTATAAGGTTACCATTTTTCAATTGCCACCATTCGCCACGAGGGGTACGTATAGATAACCACTCGTTTGCCAACGTATTTAGTTCAAAGTCATCTCTCCAAGTAAAGTTACCTGAGAAAAAGTTTGTACCATTCGGGGCAAGCCCTTTTTTCTTCACAACAGTGGGAACCGGAATCCCTTTCTCCAGAATTATTGGAAAGCCATCTTTCCACTTTACAGGCAACAGAAACGTTTCACGTCCTGTATTATAATGATTTCCCTCATAAGGGCGGCATCCTAAAAATACGGCGTACCACTCTCCCGTGGGAGTTTCTATCAAATCGGCATGACCTACACTGGTTACTATATCAGGACGAGGTTCTGCCATGTCTCGCTGGGTGAGGATAGGGTTGTTTTCATAAGGAACATAAGTACCTTTTACATTGTCGGAACGAAGAATCACTTCCGAATGGTTTACGCTTGTACCTCCTTCGGCAGCCATCAGATAATACTTACCATTTACTTTATATATATGAGGACCTTCTATCCAAACAGGCTTTTTACTGCGGTCTACACCTCCGTCTAGCAGTAATTTACGCTCTCCGAATGTCTTGTCGGTTTGTGTATCATAATCATGTATCCATATTGCTCTGTGCCCGTTCCATTCGGGAGTTCCTTCGGGTGCATCGTTATGTATAATGTATGCTTTGCCATCATCGTCAAAAAATAAAGAGGGGTCTATTCCTCCGACGTTGGGAAGTAGTATCGGTTCAGACCAATCGTTCAGCTTAGGGTCTTTGGTTTTTACTATAAAGTTACCGATACCATCTACACTTGTAGTTATCATATAGAAAGTATCGTTGTGCTTGTTATATTGTATATCGGGTGCATATATTCCTCCTGACAATCGAACACCATCCAATTGGAGTTGCGAAGGACGGTTCAATACAAAACCAATTTGAGTCCAGTTCACCAAATCGGTACTGTGTAATATGGGTACTCCGGGATAGTACGAAAAAGTAGAATGTACCATGTAATAGTCGTTTCCCTT encodes:
- a CDS encoding lipocalin family protein — its product is MKNRDLLIGCSVLAVGATLAFALSSCKTIPKGVVAVKPFDKEKYLGKWYEIARLDFRYEKNMNNTTAEYSVNEDGSIKVVNRGYNYVKNKEQEAIGKAKFVGSSDEAKLKVSFFGPFYAGYNVIAIDSDYKYALVAGKSLKYLWILSRKPTMPEKVKQAYLKKAESLGYDISQLVWVEHRK
- a CDS encoding GlsB/YeaQ/YmgE family stress response membrane protein, with amino-acid sequence MEGYGIIWSIIIGVSAGAIAGWLMKGNGFGFFINLIIGLIGSVLGGWLYGLLGITTGGIIGTLIMSVVGAVVLLWIISLFRKKNV
- a CDS encoding S41 family peptidase, giving the protein MLFLVFAICFLPQILAQEARLLRFPATNGQEIVFSYAGDLYKTSINGGEAQRLTSHVGYEMFPKFSPDGKTIAFTGQYDGNTEVFTIPSSGGEPLRLTYTATNSRDDIGDRMGPNNIVMAWTPDGKNIVYRNRISDGFTGKLKQVSNQGGLSETIPLPEGGFCSYSPDGKKLAYNRVMREFRTWKYYKGGMADDIWVYDPATKSVENITNNDAQDIMPMWIGDEIYFISDRDRTMNIFVYNTKTKQTSKVTNFTEYDVKFPTYHGNTIVFENGGYIYKLDAGNKQPVKVDITLSSDNIYARSEIKNGEKYISAVSLSPDGERLVVTARGEVFNLPADKGVTKNMTRSPGAHDRNAQWSPDGKSIAYISDKTGETELYIQDATGSEPVQLTSNNDTYIRDFSWSPDSKSIVYTDRKNRINLLNVATKQKTVLLTDPVSEPRGVSFSPDNKWLTYTRSESNEFNVIYVFNIAEKKETAVTDKWYESYSPVFSKDGKYLIFASARGFNPIYGSKEWNHVYPNTNGVYMALLSKTTPSPFLEKDAEVKVDNNAPKSDNTTGSKKAGAEKKDSTNFVKIDFDGITDRIIKLPLEPSNYWGFYSDGAKVYYNKGGSASVFDLKTQKEETIAEGASIYIENHDKKALFLKNKQVFITAIPTGKTDLKDPVNLSNMKITTDYPQEWNQIFNEAWRVYRDGFYVENMHGVDWKAIKEKYAVLLPYVKNRLDLNYVIGEMIGELNCGHAYVNPGEVDRPERINTGLLGAEISRDNSGFFRIEKILQGASWSKNLRSPLTDAGIDAKTGDFIVAIDGIPTNSVNDMYSLLVGKAGVPTEISLNSKAQLAGARKIVISPLAEEYSLYHYEWVQNNLKKVEKASNGKIGYIYIPDMGVEGLNEFARYFYPQLDKEGLIIDDRANGGGNVSPMILERLAREPYRLTMRRGSTRVGTVPDAVQVGPKVCLINKYSASDGDLFPWGFRALGLGKLIGTRTWGGIVGISGSLPFIDGTDIRVPFFTSYDAKTGQWIIENHGVDPDILIDNDPVKEWAGEDQQLDRAIEEVTKELKNREPLKPVPAPRVWNK
- a CDS encoding endo-1,4-beta-xylanase translates to MQKILKLILVTTIGFQFTPLANTNVQAQTNQAKFDYFEYKGNDSRFNRKIDPKNEFFNPIVSGFYPDPSICRKGNDYYMVHSTFSYYPGVPILHSTDLVNWTQIGFVLNRPSQLQLDGVRLSGGIYAPDIQYNKHNDTFYMITTSVDGIGNFIVKTKDPKLNDWSEPILLPNVGGIDPSLFFDDDGKAYIIHNDAPEGTPEWNGHRAIWIHDYDTQTDKTFGERKLLLDGGVDRSKKPVWIEGPHIYKVNGKYYLMAAEGGTSVNHSEVILRSDNVKGTYVPYENNPILTQRDMAEPRPDIVTSVGHADLIETPTGEWYAVFLGCRPYEGNHYNTGRETFLLPVKWKDGFPIILEKGIPVPTVVKKKGLAPNGTNFFSGNFTWRDDFELNTLANEWLSIRTPRGEWWQLKNGNLILDAIPRSIYDVDNPAFIGRRQQHLVFEAETEVLFIPENSHDLAGLVCYQNETFNFVFGKTIDNSKAVLVLDRSEKERKRIAQIPIPDKYLQTPLKLRITGDNDKYSFFASFDSGKTWQAVAEDVDSKNLSTQSAGGFTGVMIGMYASSANVIPALKEVYKDDFQMGVAVSMNHLAGQEAAMVKKQFNSLTAENDMKPANLLVKSGGYNYKNANRIVGFARENNMKLRGHTLVWHNQTPEWFFLDDNGNPLDSTALYNRMEKYMTDVMTHFKDDVYCWDVVNEALSDKPDEFYRTDSPWYKACKEAFIERAFRTAHRINPNVKLFYNDYNLVQPQKREKAYQLLKRLKEAGVPIHGVGMQGHWSMQDITREDIQKSIDMFSSLGLEIHITELDLTVYTTYHGEGVKNQVKETRAWTPELAKQQADVYKMIFEVFRANKGKISSVTFWGLADNYTWLHNFPVPNRYDYPLVFDNELNTKQSFWNIVEF